One segment of Procambarus clarkii isolate CNS0578487 chromosome 1, FALCON_Pclarkii_2.0, whole genome shotgun sequence DNA contains the following:
- the LOC138363859 gene encoding fap1 adhesin-like gives MYALVVTFFIVLENRLLNCDLLCFCVVISVSHGIVIPVSHGIVITVSHGIVIAVSHGIVISVSHGIVIAVSHGMVISVSHGIVIALSHGIVIALSHGIVIAVSHGMVISVSHGIVITVSHGIVIAVSHGIVIAVSHGIVIAVSHGIVIAVSHGIVITVSHGIVITVSHGIVIAVSHGIVISVSHGIVISVSHGIVISVSHGIVIAVSQGIVITVSHGIVIAVPYGIVISVSHGIVIAVSQGIVISMSHGIVIAVSHGVVITVSHGIVITVSHGIVFAVSHGIVIAVSHSIVIAVSHSIVITVSHGIVISVSHGIVISVSHGI, from the coding sequence ATGTACGCCTTAGTGGTGACATTTTTCATCGTCCTAGAAAATAGACTCCTTAACTGTGACCTTTTATGTTTTTGTGTTGTCATCTCTGTGTCACATGGTATTGTCATCCCTGTGTCACATGGTATTGTCATCACTGTGTCACATGGTATTGTCATCGCTGTGTCACATGGTATTGTCATCTCTGTGTCACATGGTATTGTCATCGCTGTGTCACATGGTATGGTCATCTCTGTGTCACATGGTATTGTCATCGCTCTGTCACATGGTATTGTCATCGCTCTGTCACATGGTATTGTCATCGCTGTGTCACATGGTATGGTCATCTCTGTGTCACATGGTATTGTCATCACTGTGTCACATGGTATTGTCATCGCTGTGTCACATGGTATTGTCATCGCTGTGTCACATGGTATTGTCATCGCTGTGTCACATGGTATTGTCATTGCTGTGTCACATGGTATTGTCATCACTGTGTCACATGGTATTGTCATCACTGTGTCACATGGTATTGTCATCGCTGTGTCACATGGTATTGTCATCTCTGTGTCACATGGTATTGTCATCTCTGTGTCACATGGTATTGTCATCTCTGTGTCACATGGTATTGTCATCGCTGTGTCACAAGGTATTGTCATCACTGTGTCACATGGTATTGTCATCGCTGTGCCATATGGTATTGTCATCTCTGTGTCACATGGTATTGTCATCGCTGTGTCACAAGGTATTGTCATCTCTATGTCACATGGTATTGTCATCGCTGTGTCACATGGTGTTGTCATCACTGTGTCACATGGTATTGTCATCACTGTGTCACATGGTATTGTCTTCGCTGTGTCACACGGTATTGTCATCGCTGTGTCACATAGTATTGTCATCGCTGTGTCACATAGTATTGTCATCACTGTGTCACATGGTATTGTCATCTCTGTGTCACATGGTATTGTCATCTCTGTGTCACATGGTATTTAG